The following coding sequences lie in one Chelonia mydas isolate rCheMyd1 chromosome 6, rCheMyd1.pri.v2, whole genome shotgun sequence genomic window:
- the LOC102948255 gene encoding olfactory receptor-like protein COR8 yields MAGGNHSMVTQFILLECRIPFFTAFLVIYVLMLVRNLGMIVLIRVDPRLHTPMYFFLSNLSVVYLCYSSVLAPRMLVNFLVGRKSISYSACIAQHFSFVMFLTKEGFLLALMAYDRYVAICNPLLYTAVMSKRVCFRLVASSYVGGLVNSLTHTCGLLKLSFCGPNVISHYFCDTNPLLKLACSDNHINEILLVMFSGVIAMSTLLIVIISYLYFLFSILRIHSATGRQKAFSTCASHLTAVTMLYGPVSLSHIQPSSTYSLEQEKISAVFYTLVVPMLNPLIYSLRNKEVKNALRRVIDWKNILS; encoded by the coding sequence ATGGCTGGGGGCAATCACAGCATGGTGACCCAGTTCATCCTCCTGGAATGCAGGATACCCTTCTTCACAGCGTTCCTGGTGATCTATGTTCTTATGCTGGTGAGGAATCTCGGGATGATTGTATTGATCAGGGTTGATCCCCGACTCCatacccccatgtacttcttcctcagTAACCTGTCTGTCGTTTACCTCTGCTACTCCTCAGTCTTAGCTCCAAGGATGCTAGTGAATTTCTTAGTGGGGCGTAAAAGCATTTCTTACTCTGCCTGCATTGCCCAACACTTCTCTTTCGTCATGTTTTTGACCAAAGAAGGGTTCCTGCTGGCTCTGATGGCATACGACCGCTATGTAGCCATCTGTAACCCTCTGCTCTACACTGCTGTTATGTCTAAGAGAGTGTGTTTTCGTCTAGTGGCCAGCTCATATGTAGGGGGGCTCGTGAACTCACTGACCCACACATGTGGCTTGCTGAAGTTGTCATTCTGTGGGCCCAATGTCATCAGTCATTACTTTTGTGACACTAACCCATTGCTGAAGCTCGCCTGCTCTGATAACCACATCAATGAGATTTTGCTCGTAATGTTCTCTGGGGTTATTGCCATGTCCACCCTCCTGATTGTCATCATCTCTTATCTGTACTTCCTCTTCTCTATCCTGAGGATCCACTCTGCCACAGGCAGGCagaaagccttctccacctgtgCCTCTCATCTGACAGCTGTCACCATGCTCTATGGACCTGTAAGCTTAAGCCACATACAACCCAGTTCCACCTACTCGCTGGAACAGGAGAAAATCTCTGCTGTGTTTTATACCCTGGTGGTCCCCATGCTGAACCCCCTTATttacagcctgaggaacaaggaggttaAGAATGCTCTTAGGAGGGTGATAGACTGGAAAAACATTCTCAGCTAA